The Verrucomicrobium spinosum DSM 4136 = JCM 18804 genome includes a region encoding these proteins:
- a CDS encoding ABC transporter ATP-binding protein yields the protein MVSISIKHVTKRFGQVFGLNDVSLEILRGEMFFLLGPSGCGKTTLLRHIAGFYRPDKGQVLFDGEDVSGLPPHRRGAAMMFQSYALWPHMDVAANVAFGLEERRRPAKEIDRRVEDALGMVKMDGLGDRRISQLSGGQQQRVALARALVVRPQVLLLDEPLSNLDARLRIEMRSEIRRICRDSGLTAVYVTHDQKEALSMADRMAVMDGGKIVQVGTPPQIYCQPASKMVAAFIGETNLINGTVKQQSYRAGLWDVDTPCGMLRGSPSGEFVPVAGQPVTLSIRPEALFLGEVGDSPNRFFGNIIETTYLGEMVQYELCTRDGTLLRISEMNPSTLYQPGPDELRLMARTEDVLIMRQ from the coding sequence ATGGTTTCGATCTCCATCAAGCACGTCACAAAACGCTTCGGCCAGGTCTTTGGCCTGAATGACGTGAGCCTGGAGATCCTGCGCGGGGAGATGTTCTTCCTGCTCGGGCCGAGCGGTTGTGGGAAAACGACTCTGCTGCGTCACATCGCCGGATTCTACCGTCCGGACAAAGGGCAGGTGCTTTTCGACGGGGAAGATGTGAGTGGGCTGCCGCCGCATCGGAGAGGGGCCGCCATGATGTTCCAGAGTTATGCCCTATGGCCGCACATGGATGTGGCGGCAAATGTGGCCTTTGGGCTGGAGGAGCGCCGCCGCCCGGCGAAGGAGATCGATCGCCGGGTGGAAGATGCCCTGGGCATGGTGAAGATGGACGGGCTGGGGGACCGACGGATATCGCAACTGAGCGGGGGACAGCAGCAGCGCGTGGCTTTGGCCCGGGCGCTGGTAGTGCGACCGCAGGTGCTGCTGTTGGATGAACCGCTCTCCAACCTGGATGCACGTCTGCGGATTGAAATGCGTTCCGAGATCCGCCGGATCTGCCGCGACTCCGGTTTGACGGCAGTCTATGTGACCCACGATCAGAAGGAGGCGCTGAGCATGGCGGACCGGATGGCGGTGATGGACGGCGGCAAGATCGTCCAGGTGGGGACGCCTCCGCAGATCTACTGCCAGCCCGCCAGCAAGATGGTGGCCGCCTTCATCGGGGAGACGAACCTGATCAATGGTACGGTGAAACAACAGAGCTACCGTGCCGGTCTCTGGGATGTGGACACGCCCTGTGGCATGTTGCGGGGCAGCCCGAGCGGAGAGTTCGTGCCTGTGGCTGGTCAGCCGGTGACCTTGTCCATCCGGCCGGAGGCCCTTTTTCTAGGGGAGGTGGGGGACTCTCCCAATCGCTTCTTTGGGAACATCATCGAGACCACCTATCTCGGCGAGATGGTGCAGTACGAGCTTTGTACCAGGGATGGGACATTGCTCCGCATCAGTGAGATGAACCCCTCCACGCTGTACCAGCCTGGGCCGGATGAGTTGCGGCTGATGGCGCGCACGGAGGATGTGCTGATCATGCGGCAGTAG
- a CDS encoding PVC-type heme-binding CxxCH protein, with protein sequence MNGVSLPPIPALSLTAGLFLLLMPPAWGQNGGGGTSKEKIEPPTVVDPGLKVDLFASDPLLRTPIGLTFTQDGKLLVIESNTHFRPPGYQGPEHDRILWMEDADNDGKAEKANVFFEGTSMTLDLATAPDGSVYVATRNEIFRLRDADGDGKAEQVDRKLVSLETDGNYPHNGLGGLAFDGNGGLYFGMGENLGAAYTLAGSDGSKHSDQGEGGNIFHATVEGGRLRRVATGFWNPFGVCVDSWGDVFATDNDPDSRPPCRLHHVIEGGDYGYQFRYGRSGLHPFISWDGELPGTLPMLAATGEAPCDITFYAPGATKGFRGLPAPWHGSLLVASWVDHTIEAYSLPDTAHAYLSAEKKVLVQGGNDFRPVAFATAPDGSIYVSDWVKRDYELHGKGRIWRISAKKATDLKGPLAVKSGIAWKQEQLDKILNKEKVTPLEAAEWLNDPNPWTFSAAITRMSREQDLLWILKDNKLPYPRQRQGLLLALSRDAKRTGAEPLLLPKEFLTDSDPTVRLLALKWVSDNRMADYKTDVEKLLTDPDLTPALFYAGITALGRLESEQIQEADLIKRLKARLSDAQTPYRLKRAALEILPDREHQLLAADLAPLLNEGDGAFQEFVTQIIGSLRDNNREGLLRQVAFDPKKSPEARSSALMRMTLNEEDKKALGILSMDSDPIMKRAKELAMSESPLPPPPAGRPPLNDIPAWEKYLAAVPGKPDLAQGREVFFHPRLGGCVLCHRIDGVGSPAGPNLSTIGATKSPDYILESLLQPSRNVPPLYESYNLTTSDGKARTAFQLMERGNVHTYVGLDGRSFDVKIEEITKREHLPVSIMPEGMVARLSDAQIRDLVEYLKSKK encoded by the coding sequence ATGAACGGTGTTTCCCTCCCGCCAATCCCGGCCTTGTCTCTGACGGCTGGACTTTTCCTGCTGCTGATGCCCCCTGCATGGGGCCAGAACGGGGGCGGCGGCACTTCGAAAGAAAAAATCGAGCCCCCCACGGTGGTGGACCCAGGCCTCAAGGTGGACCTCTTTGCCAGCGATCCCCTTCTGCGCACCCCCATCGGGCTGACTTTTACCCAGGACGGCAAGCTGCTCGTCATCGAAAGCAACACCCATTTCCGCCCCCCCGGCTACCAGGGACCAGAGCACGACCGCATTCTCTGGATGGAAGACGCCGACAACGACGGCAAGGCCGAGAAGGCCAACGTGTTTTTCGAAGGCACCAGCATGACCCTGGATCTAGCCACGGCCCCGGATGGCTCCGTTTATGTTGCCACGCGCAATGAGATCTTCCGACTCCGGGATGCAGACGGGGACGGCAAGGCTGAGCAGGTGGACCGAAAGCTCGTCTCTCTTGAGACGGACGGAAACTATCCACACAATGGTCTGGGTGGACTGGCCTTTGACGGCAACGGCGGCCTTTACTTCGGAATGGGAGAGAATCTGGGTGCCGCGTACACGCTGGCGGGATCAGACGGCAGCAAGCACAGTGACCAAGGGGAAGGCGGGAACATCTTTCACGCCACCGTCGAAGGCGGCAGGCTGCGGCGTGTCGCCACCGGGTTCTGGAACCCCTTTGGAGTCTGCGTGGATTCCTGGGGCGACGTGTTCGCCACAGACAATGATCCTGATTCCCGCCCCCCCTGCCGTTTGCACCATGTCATCGAGGGTGGCGACTACGGCTACCAGTTCCGCTACGGCCGCAGCGGTCTGCACCCCTTCATCAGTTGGGACGGAGAACTGCCTGGGACACTGCCCATGCTCGCCGCCACCGGCGAGGCCCCGTGCGACATCACCTTCTATGCCCCAGGCGCGACCAAGGGATTCCGGGGTCTGCCCGCACCATGGCACGGCAGCCTGCTCGTGGCCTCCTGGGTGGATCACACCATCGAGGCCTACTCCCTGCCCGACACCGCCCACGCCTACCTCTCGGCGGAGAAAAAAGTTCTGGTTCAGGGTGGCAACGACTTCCGCCCGGTCGCCTTTGCCACGGCTCCAGATGGTTCCATCTATGTGAGTGACTGGGTGAAGCGAGACTACGAACTGCACGGCAAAGGGCGAATCTGGCGAATCTCCGCCAAAAAAGCGACCGACTTGAAGGGCCCGCTCGCAGTAAAAAGCGGCATTGCCTGGAAGCAGGAGCAACTCGACAAGATCCTGAACAAGGAAAAGGTCACCCCGCTGGAGGCTGCTGAATGGCTCAATGATCCCAACCCTTGGACCTTCTCCGCCGCCATCACCCGGATGTCCAGAGAGCAGGACCTGCTCTGGATTCTAAAGGACAACAAACTCCCCTACCCCCGCCAGCGGCAGGGACTTCTCCTGGCGCTGAGCCGTGATGCCAAACGTACTGGAGCAGAGCCCCTCCTCCTGCCCAAGGAATTCCTCACCGATTCCGATCCCACCGTCCGCCTCCTCGCTCTGAAGTGGGTTTCCGACAACCGGATGGCGGACTACAAGACGGATGTCGAAAAGCTGCTGACCGATCCTGATCTCACACCAGCACTGTTCTACGCCGGCATCACCGCACTGGGGCGCCTTGAATCCGAGCAGATCCAGGAGGCCGATCTCATCAAGCGCTTGAAAGCCCGCCTTTCGGATGCCCAGACGCCATACCGCCTCAAGCGTGCCGCTCTGGAAATACTGCCGGATCGCGAACATCAACTGCTGGCTGCCGATCTCGCGCCCCTTCTGAATGAGGGTGACGGTGCCTTCCAGGAGTTTGTCACCCAGATCATCGGCTCCCTCCGCGACAACAACCGCGAGGGCCTGCTCCGACAGGTCGCGTTTGATCCCAAGAAGTCTCCCGAGGCCAGATCCTCTGCATTGATGCGCATGACCTTGAATGAGGAGGACAAGAAAGCTCTGGGCATCCTCAGCATGGACTCCGATCCGATCATGAAGCGGGCCAAGGAACTCGCCATGAGCGAATCCCCGCTGCCGCCTCCTCCCGCCGGCCGGCCCCCGCTCAATGACATCCCGGCATGGGAAAAATACCTGGCTGCAGTGCCCGGCAAGCCCGATCTCGCACAGGGGCGCGAGGTGTTCTTCCACCCAAGGCTTGGTGGTTGCGTCCTCTGCCATCGGATCGATGGCGTGGGCAGCCCCGCTGGCCCCAACCTCTCCACCATCGGTGCCACCAAATCACCAGATTATATCCTTGAATCCTTGCTTCAGCCCAGCCGCAACGTCCCACCCCTGTACGAGTCCTACAACCTGACCACCAGTGATGGAAAGGCGCGCACCGCCTTCCAGCTCATGGAGCGCGGCAATGTCCACACCTACGTCGGTCTGGATGGGCGCTCGTTTGATGTGAAGATTGAGGAAATCACCAAACGTGAGCACCTCCCCGTCTCCATCATGCCCGAAGGAATGGTGGCCCGCCTGAGCGACGCCCAGATCCGGGATCTTGTGGAGTATTTGAAGTCGAAGAAGTAG
- a CDS encoding beta strand repeat-containing protein: MPTPVDSGAQNGGGDWNTTALNWYDLTLNQNATWNNDGAHDAAFGNTNSVTGGTINLAENIFVRNMRFNSLQSGPTLAGGMTHTFSSTNGSTLNFADGAVITSAENSSSGSGTILFINFNLAVKAHNLTMARDSGTLSATFQYLRFANDNDLTGTLTLQSAPDLTKGIFLLTAGNNTLEGLDKVVVQAGSVLATSGTGQTYVTDIHLAGNGVGNGAIRVDSANITYTGDIVLTADAGIMTNTSAGNAIISGGISEQGGSYGFARFASAVDTILTITGVNTYTGKTTFGRSSSVAGGITILDFNGAGAPEDDILYNNVTSAGMLELIGGTYGRAALVLQGKDGMANSQRFGNLSATGTRSSLALISGTGGTMDLSLGTISRVQASTTLAFVTPASGTITTTQANGLIGPWATIADASGNGGWAQASGGFVTRFTGTTTHALGTTLNAYTATTDLQLTNASRAVVTASESATVASISQTDTVSKRLLDIGTGNQLQLGQTAGIQITGGARDLIVGRAGSAGKLTAGTATGASLFLTNMSPSATLTVHSQIVNNAAGPVNLYINGSGNVVLDGDNTFTGSVQIASGSLEIRHPGALGTTAGSTTVLAGAALRLSGDVSSAEAISFAGTGVSNDGALRSVNGNNTLTGLLTLAGPGRINVDADTLTLQGATLATNVITVSSTSNTLNFGGAGTLVVNGRINSSTGTAFTKDGSGLMVVNGDNAYTTATAVSNGILRIGHVNALGTAAGTTTVSGTGAVELYGNGWTVAETFTLGSTGTNQSGGLRSTGGDNSYTGLITVNGTSRIQSLDGTLTLDVASGSAIIKDNSSTNRALSFGGAGNILVLDAISRQSTGIFSITKDGSGTMTLHAASNYDGTTTLSAGELHLDFGGAGVSTNLLYNGLSTPGGLTISGSTLRLTGRSGTTTSQQFGNLAIGVGQSYITTVQNGATAMNVSFGNISRALSGSVLEFTPPTAGSYTTTGGVNDAIITHDGTASVTWGKNDWAATTGAVDGRRQVVGLSSIVDGYTASTSTTLSGNADVVLGAGTITLAASADTSSLRFNASQINYIGIGEGNTLTTGGILVGEGVGAHATYIDGGILRSNSTGLSFTTSDLVIVQNNTLGDLIITANIDNNLGGTNTSTSLTKSGAGTVILDTATHNYSGTTKVVEGTLHLRTGNINTAGQYTLGGGSTSGKFKIGNNSTSILVYSDWLQIDGYGTQNALVGGGSLLSTFLLDGSNITSDFRKGYIGGTGEYENNISIRMAADNAPLILGANNTYAGKTTISFGIIEVEKLADLGQVSSLGTGTFNGTGLTADSGIIDLSNRTTGSTGLNAYSVLRYIGSTDSSTNRVVRISNSDLPNEIISVVAVLENNGTGLVKFTSAMQAGGSNPVERLLRLSGTNTGANSIVSINNPSASILTRIEKTGTGTWAITGASTHGGGTDILAGTLLAMNTGGSPGSATGTGNVTVAAGATLGGTGRVAPGAGSNITVNGTVAVGDSTLTIAQAARLEIATTGIGTLTFKTGSSLALDLFHGQTLGNNTSDSTAADVMVINGSLVIENGATLLINNPADMMEWAVNDSWKLFDWSGLGSRTGEFSVLSLPGLSGDLSWDTSKLYTDGIISITNVPEPGRLVLLTAALAAGVTRRRRRL; the protein is encoded by the coding sequence GTGCCTACCCCCGTCGATTCCGGTGCGCAGAATGGCGGCGGAGACTGGAACACCACTGCTCTCAATTGGTATGACCTCACCCTCAACCAGAACGCCACCTGGAACAACGACGGGGCCCACGATGCCGCCTTTGGCAACACAAACAGCGTCACCGGAGGCACCATCAACCTTGCGGAAAACATCTTCGTCCGTAACATGCGATTCAACAGCCTTCAATCCGGCCCGACCCTCGCCGGAGGCATGACCCACACCTTCAGTTCCACCAACGGCAGCACGCTGAACTTCGCCGATGGAGCCGTCATCACGTCGGCGGAAAACAGTTCCTCCGGCTCTGGCACCATTCTGTTTATCAACTTCAATCTCGCCGTCAAAGCCCACAACCTCACGATGGCCCGCGATTCCGGCACGCTGTCGGCCACTTTCCAGTACCTCCGTTTTGCCAATGACAACGACCTCACCGGCACACTGACGCTCCAGTCCGCCCCTGATCTCACCAAGGGCATCTTCCTGCTGACCGCAGGTAACAACACCCTCGAAGGTCTGGACAAAGTGGTGGTTCAAGCGGGAAGCGTTCTTGCCACCAGCGGCACCGGCCAGACCTATGTGACCGATATTCACCTCGCTGGCAACGGTGTCGGCAACGGAGCCATCCGGGTGGACTCCGCAAACATCACCTATACGGGCGACATCGTTCTGACAGCGGATGCAGGAATCATGACCAACACGTCCGCAGGGAACGCCATCATTTCCGGTGGCATCTCAGAGCAGGGAGGAAGCTACGGTTTCGCCCGTTTCGCGTCGGCAGTGGATACCATCCTGACCATCACCGGGGTCAATACCTACACGGGGAAAACGACCTTTGGTCGCTCCAGCTCCGTCGCGGGCGGCATCACCATCCTGGACTTCAATGGTGCGGGCGCACCAGAGGACGACATTCTTTACAACAACGTGACCAGCGCCGGGATGCTGGAACTCATCGGCGGCACCTACGGTCGCGCTGCCCTGGTGCTGCAGGGCAAGGACGGGATGGCCAACAGCCAGCGCTTCGGCAATCTCAGCGCCACCGGCACCCGGTCCAGCTTGGCGCTCATCTCGGGTACGGGGGGGACAATGGACCTCTCGCTTGGCACCATCAGCCGTGTGCAGGCATCCACCACTCTGGCGTTTGTCACGCCAGCTTCGGGCACCATCACGACCACCCAGGCCAATGGTCTGATCGGTCCGTGGGCAACCATTGCAGATGCTTCCGGCAACGGCGGGTGGGCCCAGGCCAGCGGAGGCTTCGTGACCCGCTTCACCGGCACCACCACCCATGCTCTCGGCACCACGCTGAACGCCTACACCGCCACGACGGATCTCCAGCTGACGAATGCCTCCCGCGCCGTTGTGACCGCCAGCGAGTCAGCGACGGTGGCGTCCATCTCTCAAACCGACACCGTCTCAAAGCGCCTGCTCGACATTGGCACTGGCAATCAACTGCAGCTTGGCCAAACCGCCGGCATCCAGATAACAGGCGGAGCCAGGGATCTGATCGTGGGACGCGCCGGCAGCGCGGGAAAGCTCACGGCAGGCACCGCCACCGGGGCCAGTCTCTTCCTCACCAACATGTCTCCCAGCGCCACACTCACGGTCCATTCCCAGATCGTGAACAATGCCGCTGGCCCCGTCAACCTCTACATCAACGGCTCTGGCAATGTCGTACTGGATGGTGACAACACCTTTACAGGCAGCGTCCAGATCGCCAGCGGATCCCTGGAGATACGTCACCCAGGGGCGCTGGGCACCACAGCGGGTTCCACCACTGTCCTCGCGGGGGCCGCACTGCGCCTCTCCGGGGACGTCTCCTCGGCAGAAGCCATTAGCTTTGCGGGGACCGGAGTGAGCAATGACGGAGCCCTGCGCAGTGTGAACGGCAACAACACCCTGACGGGGCTTCTCACCCTGGCCGGGCCGGGCCGTATCAATGTAGATGCCGACACGCTGACGCTTCAGGGGGCCACCCTCGCCACCAACGTGATTACCGTCAGCTCCACCTCCAACACCTTGAATTTTGGCGGGGCTGGCACCCTGGTCGTCAACGGCCGGATCAACTCCTCCACTGGCACCGCCTTTACGAAAGACGGCAGCGGCTTGATGGTAGTGAACGGCGACAACGCCTACACCACTGCGACCGCCGTGAGCAATGGCATCCTGCGCATTGGCCACGTCAACGCGCTGGGCACTGCCGCAGGCACCACCACAGTCTCCGGCACCGGTGCGGTGGAACTTTACGGAAACGGGTGGACCGTGGCCGAAACCTTCACCTTGGGCAGCACCGGCACCAACCAGAGCGGAGGTCTGCGCAGCACAGGCGGGGACAACAGCTACACCGGGCTCATCACAGTCAACGGCACTTCCCGCATCCAGTCACTGGACGGGACTCTCACCCTGGATGTCGCGAGTGGCAGCGCCATCATCAAAGACAACTCCAGCACCAACCGGGCGCTCAGCTTCGGCGGCGCAGGAAACATCCTGGTGCTCGATGCCATCTCCAGGCAGAGCACCGGCATCTTCTCCATCACCAAGGACGGCAGTGGCACCATGACGCTGCACGCCGCCAGCAACTATGACGGCACCACCACCCTCAGCGCAGGTGAGTTGCACCTTGACTTCGGCGGCGCGGGCGTTTCCACGAACCTCCTCTACAACGGCCTGTCCACCCCGGGCGGGCTCACCATCTCCGGCAGCACCCTGCGCCTCACCGGGCGGTCGGGCACCACCACCAGCCAGCAGTTTGGCAATCTGGCCATCGGCGTCGGCCAGTCCTACATCACCACGGTGCAGAACGGTGCCACGGCCATGAACGTCTCATTCGGGAACATCTCCCGGGCACTCTCCGGCAGCGTTCTGGAGTTCACCCCACCCACCGCTGGCAGCTACACCACCACCGGCGGAGTGAACGATGCCATTATCACCCATGATGGCACCGCCTCCGTCACCTGGGGTAAAAACGACTGGGCCGCCACCACCGGAGCGGTGGATGGGCGGCGTCAGGTCGTGGGACTATCCAGCATTGTGGACGGCTACACCGCCAGCACCTCCACCACCTTGTCAGGAAATGCTGACGTCGTGCTGGGTGCCGGAACCATCACACTGGCCGCAAGCGCTGACACCAGCAGCCTGCGGTTCAATGCCTCTCAGATCAACTACATCGGCATAGGCGAAGGCAACACACTCACCACTGGGGGCATCCTTGTCGGTGAGGGCGTGGGAGCGCACGCGACCTACATCGACGGCGGCATCCTTCGAAGCAATTCCACCGGACTGTCATTCACCACTTCTGATCTGGTCATCGTGCAGAACAACACCTTGGGCGATCTCATCATTACCGCGAACATCGACAACAACCTGGGTGGCACAAACACCAGCACCTCTCTCACCAAGAGCGGCGCAGGCACCGTCATCCTGGACACGGCCACTCACAACTACTCCGGCACCACCAAGGTGGTAGAAGGTACCTTGCACCTCCGCACAGGCAACATCAACACCGCCGGCCAGTACACCCTGGGCGGAGGCTCCACCAGTGGCAAGTTCAAGATCGGCAACAACAGCACCTCTATTCTGGTCTATTCAGACTGGCTGCAAATCGACGGCTACGGCACACAAAACGCCCTGGTCGGCGGAGGCTCCCTGCTCTCCACCTTCCTGCTGGATGGCTCAAACATCACCAGCGACTTCCGCAAGGGCTACATCGGCGGCACCGGAGAGTATGAGAACAACATCAGCATCCGTATGGCGGCCGACAACGCCCCGCTGATTTTGGGTGCGAACAACACCTATGCAGGGAAGACGACGATCTCCTTTGGCATCATTGAGGTGGAAAAGCTGGCCGACCTCGGCCAAGTCAGCTCCCTGGGCACCGGCACCTTCAATGGCACCGGCCTCACCGCAGACTCCGGCATCATAGACCTCTCGAACCGCACGACCGGCTCGACTGGCCTCAATGCCTACTCCGTGCTCCGCTACATCGGAAGTACGGACTCCTCCACCAACCGCGTGGTCCGCATTTCAAACTCTGATCTTCCCAACGAGATCATTTCGGTCGTGGCGGTACTTGAGAACAACGGTACCGGCTTGGTGAAATTCACCTCCGCGATGCAGGCGGGCGGGTCCAATCCCGTCGAGCGGCTCCTGCGTCTCAGTGGCACCAACACCGGAGCCAACTCCATCGTCAGCATCAACAATCCGAGCGCCTCCATTCTGACCCGCATTGAGAAGACCGGAACTGGCACCTGGGCCATCACGGGGGCCAGCACCCACGGCGGCGGCACAGACATCCTGGCGGGCACCCTCCTGGCCATGAACACCGGCGGCAGCCCCGGATCCGCCACCGGCACCGGAAACGTCACCGTGGCCGCGGGAGCGACCCTGGGCGGTACCGGACGGGTCGCACCGGGCGCAGGGTCGAACATCACCGTGAATGGCACCGTAGCGGTGGGTGACTCCACGTTGACCATCGCCCAAGCCGCCCGCCTTGAAATCGCCACCACCGGCATCGGCACCCTCACTTTCAAGACTGGCAGCAGCCTCGCACTCGACCTGTTCCATGGCCAGACGTTAGGAAACAACACCAGCGACAGCACCGCAGCGGATGTCATGGTCATCAACGGCTCCCTGGTGATCGAGAACGGAGCCACCCTGCTCATCAACAACCCTGCGGACATGATGGAGTGGGCTGTGAACGATTCCTGGAAACTCTTTGACTGGTCCGGCCTCGGGTCCCGCACGGGAGAGTTCAGCGTCCTCTCCCTCCCCGGATTGAGCGGTGATCTTTCGTGGGATACCAGCAAGCTCTACACCGACGGCATCATCTCCATCACCAACGTCCCCGAGCCGGGCAGGTTGGTGCTGCTGACGGCGGCCCTGGCAGCTGGGGTGACGAGGAGGAGAAGGCGTCTTTAG
- the aroE gene encoding shikimate dehydrogenase has product MNFLPTLTGCFAKPVAENPTVVMMEAAFRHHGLHYLYVNMEVAPGDLADAVRGAKAQGYVGFNCSLPHKVAVIEHLDGLGEAARLIGAVNCAVKRGDQWIGENTDGKGFLNSLQEVADPSGQHVVILGAGGAARAIAVELALAGARKFTIVNRSEDRGMELATHVTRNTPAAAVFVPWTGPFAIPGDAGVVVNATSIGLYPDVDDMPEIDLASLKPEMVVADVIPNPPYTRLFKEAENLGCKVLDGLGMLVNQGATNIEYWSGVSPDKGVMREALARLFD; this is encoded by the coding sequence ATGAACTTCCTGCCCACCCTCACCGGCTGTTTTGCCAAGCCCGTCGCCGAAAATCCCACCGTGGTGATGATGGAGGCGGCATTCCGGCATCATGGGCTGCACTACCTCTATGTGAACATGGAGGTGGCTCCTGGAGATCTGGCAGACGCCGTGCGCGGTGCCAAGGCTCAGGGGTATGTGGGATTCAACTGCAGCCTGCCGCACAAGGTGGCAGTGATTGAGCATCTGGATGGTCTGGGCGAAGCGGCCCGGTTGATCGGGGCCGTGAATTGCGCAGTGAAACGTGGGGACCAGTGGATCGGGGAAAATACCGATGGCAAAGGCTTCCTCAACAGCCTGCAGGAGGTGGCAGACCCCAGCGGGCAGCATGTCGTCATCCTGGGGGCGGGTGGCGCAGCCCGTGCCATCGCCGTGGAGCTGGCCCTGGCGGGAGCGAGGAAATTCACCATCGTGAACCGCTCCGAGGACCGCGGCATGGAACTGGCGACCCATGTCACGCGAAACACGCCTGCCGCAGCGGTGTTTGTGCCGTGGACCGGCCCCTTTGCCATCCCCGGTGATGCCGGGGTGGTGGTGAATGCGACATCCATAGGGCTGTATCCGGACGTGGATGACATGCCTGAGATTGATCTGGCCTCCTTGAAGCCGGAGATGGTGGTGGCGGATGTCATTCCCAATCCCCCCTATACCCGGCTATTCAAGGAGGCTGAGAACCTGGGCTGCAAGGTGCTGGATGGGCTGGGCATGCTTGTGAACCAGGGGGCGACGAATATCGAGTATTGGTCAGGTGTTTCCCCAGACAAGGGCGTGATGCGGGAGGCGCTGGCGAGGTTGTTTGACTAG